GAGCAAATGCATCTCCGCGGCCCAGTCGTCGAAGAAGGCCTCAGGCCCCTGGCAGTTTATCGGCTCCACCGGCAAACGCTACAAGCTCAAGAGCGATCAGTGGAAGGATGATCGGCGCAGTCTCGAAATGTCCACCGAGGCCGCCGTGAAATATCTTCGCTATTTAAAAGAGTTCTTCAACGGCGACTGGTTTCTCGCCATGGCCGCCTACAACGGGGGCGAGGAGCGCATCCGCAGGCAGCTCAAGGACCAGATGGTGGACGATTACTGGCGGCTGCACCTCGTGCGAGAAACAATGCGCTATGTGCCCCGCATCATTGCCGCGAAGGAAATTTACTCCCAGCCGGAAAAATATCTAGGCCTGAAAAAGCAGGACATCTACACCCCGCTGGAGACTGAAACCGTCACCGTGACGATCAAGGAGCCGCAGAAGCACCTCGCCTCGCTCGCCAAGGAATTTGGCTCGTACTTTTTGGAGTTGAAGCTTCTCAACCCTGAAATCAAAAAGGAATACCTCCCGAAGGGGACGCATCAGATCAAGGTCCCCAAGCAAGATTGCCCCAATAAATGCTTTAAACAAGATG
The Nitrospira sp. DNA segment above includes these coding regions:
- a CDS encoding lytic transglycosylase domain-containing protein; amino-acid sequence: MPGLLLVVFAAAPLLAQPLAAPLAPSSAPAAPIAPAPAAAPNDTGHADELGPKDAELIVPEQDPESRIIVLPEIKREGERHFLSSFKLPEKLTFGGQSIPLDSWQVRERIEYEFYQFLEDEGESIVLAKRTGRCFPPAEKQLADAGLPDDLKFMLLVESKCISAAQSSKKASGPWQFIGSTGKRYKLKSDQWKDDRRSLEMSTEAAVKYLRYLKEFFNGDWFLAMAAYNGGEERIRRQLKDQMVDDYWRLHLVRETMRYVPRIIAAKEIYSQPEKYLGLKKQDIYTPLETETVTVTIKEPQKHLASLAKEFGSYFLELKLLNPEIKKEYLPKGTHQIKVPKQDCPNKCFKQDAAP